From one Leishmania infantum JPCM5 genome chromosome 29 genomic stretch:
- a CDS encoding putative phosphate transporter: protein MGTLSTCKLDVNTTLPLVCMCTLLSFLCGVGIGANDLSANFAMVVGSGSLNMKQAIIYCTVFELLGAAFMGGHVSNTIRSGIVDPVLFSQNKDVVVIGMTCASFAAALWLYLSAVFGLPVSITHTVVGSILGFALFATGGLTYVKPSGVVAVVISWLAAPIAAGGVTALLFYLMRRDIFKVKGRSFELALAVLPHCLLASLLVDFFFIVLEQPPIMSQTLAQNVPLHVQYVILLALILLFCWVAKVWVFPQVAAAAMSARSFVWESEALRTELVNMEDSLALDDLKDLSFFKPRGDVSATAPVSAGRQPPRPHYQHQPPAGATDTAPVAVPAAVALPPPSLPDNPAPACTLDSLSLDRRNDGAADHGSSKSSSTYGCPTHSRTPTPTPLHQNASLVLSSISASDSSFVRQGGMVRLAPVHTRGHSPTLQTHTESFATAAALIQRGANDAHHLSGCHVASSDRERHKAQQVQSAGATTYGSTESTKPVSATCRGERGLVPIPYSPALVHSEDEFGEEDWAMDHPMQPIRFGGILIKPFNPRAEYLFTGLQVVAGSISSFVHGAVAGANATSAFIILYDAFTNHELQEPGLSSQWSMLPAMMGIAIGMFGLGASLMKTVGMELVTVTPARGWCIQIGGTLVTMVLTGIGIPVSLSQAQVGAAIGCGVLDAKLGGVSWGIVTKVVTGWVVTLLISALTTGVSMWVVSSLLCT, encoded by the coding sequence ATGGGAACCCTTTCCACTTGCAAGCTGGATGTGAACACCACACTCCCGctggtgtgcatgtgcacgcTACTCTCCTTCCTGTGCGGCGTCGGCATAGGCGCGAACGACCTTTCCGCCAACTTTGCGATGGTGGTGGGCAGCGGCTCTCTCAACATGAAGCAGGCGATCATCTACTGCACCGTGTTCGAGCTACTGGGCGCTGCCTTCATGGGCGGTCATGTGAGCAATACCATCCGTAGCGGCATCGTTGACCCGGTGCTGTTTTCGCAAAACAAGGATGTTGTGGTGATCGGCATGACGTGTGCCAGcttcgccgcggcgctgtggCTGTACTTGTCGGCGGTGTTCGGTCTGCCGGTGTCCATCACGCACACAGTTGTCGGGTCTATTCTCGGCTTTGCGCTCTTCGCCACGGGTGGGCTTACGTACGTCAAACCGAGCGGGGTGGTCGCGGTGGTGATCTCATGGCTCGCGGCACCGATAGCTGCGGGCGGCGTGACAGCGCTTCTGTTTTACCTCATGCGGCGCGACATCTTCAAGGTGAAGGGTCGTTCCTTTGAGCTCGCCCTGGCCGTCCTGCCGCACTGCCTGCTCGCATCCCTGCTGGTGGACTTCTTCTTCATTGTCCTCGAGCAGCCGCCGATCATGTCGCAGACGCTTGCTCAGAACGTCCCGCTTCACGTACAGTACGTCATCCTGCTTGCTCTCATACTCCTCTTCTGCTGGGTGGCGAAGGTGTGGGTGTTCccgcaggtggcggcggccgcgatgAGCGCGCGGTCATTTGTGtgggagagcgaggcgctgcgcacggagCTGGTGAACATGGAAGACAGCTTGGCGCTGGATGACCTGAAAGACCTGTCTTTCTTCAAGCCAAGAGGCGACGTGAGTGCGACGGCGCCCGTCTCGGCAGGAAGGCAGCCCCCGCGACCTCACTaccagcaccagccgccTGCTGGTGCGACGGACACGGCTCCGGTGGCCGTGccggcagctgtggcgctcccgccgccctcgctgccaGATAACCCTGCTCCTGCGTGCACGCTtgactctctctcgcttgaCCGTCgcaacgacggcgctgcagatcACGGGAGCTCTAAGAGCAGCTCCACTTACGGCTGCCCGACGCACTCCCGCACCCCCACGCCGACTCCGCTGCACCAGAACGCCTCGCTTGTactctcctccatctccgcctcgGACAGCTCCTTTGTACGACAGGGTGGCATGGTACGTCTGGCACCCGTGCACACCCGCGGGCACTCGCCCACATTACAGACGCACACCGAGTCATTtgccacagccgcggcgcttATCCAGCGTGGCGCCAACGATGCACATCACCTTTCCGGATGCCACGTTGCCTCGTCTGATCGCGAACGCCACAAAGCACAGCAGGTGCAGTCGGCGGGTGCGACGACGTACGGCAGCACGGAGAGCACGAAGCCGGTATCAGCGACTTGCAGGGGGGAACGGGGGCTAGTGCCGATTCCGTACTCCCCCGCGTTGGTGCACAGCGAGGACGAGTTTGGCGAGGAGGACTGGGCCATGGACCACCCAATGCAGCCCATTCGCTTTGGAGGTATCCTCATCAAGCCCTTCAACCCGCGCGCCGAGTACCTCTTCACTGGCCtgcaggtggtggcgggaAGCATATCCAGTTTTGTCCACGGCGCGGTGGCTGGCGCCAATGCCACCTCGGCCTTCATCATACTTTACGATGCCTTCACGAACCACGAGTTGCAGGAACCTGGACTCAGCTCACAGTGGTCGATGCTGCCGGCAATGATGGGCATTGCGATCGGCATGTTCGGCCTCGGCGCGAGTCTCATGAAGACGGTAGGGATGGAGCTGGTAACCGTGACGCCGGCGCGAGGATGGTGCATCCAGATCGGCGGCACCCTCGTTACGATGGTGCTGACGGGCATCGGCATTCCCGTCTCACTCTCGCAGGCGCAGGTCGGCGCCGCGATTGGCTGCGGTGTGCTGGACGCCAAGCTGGGCGGTGTGTCGTGGGGCATCGTTACGAAGGTCGTGACGGGGTGGGTCGTGACCCTTCTCATCAGCGCCCTGACAACGGGCGTGTCGATGTGGGtggtgtcgtcgctgctctgCACGTAA